Part of the Sphingobacterium sp. LZ7M1 genome, ATACCAATATTCCAGATTTAAAATATAATGATCCTGGCATGCCTTCAATCAATCCTAGGCCCTCTAAATCTTCTGCTCTACATTGTTCCAATGGCAATCGCTTTCCTATCAATAATCCAATCGGAGAACTAAATCCATCTTTATGGTAATGCTTTCCATGACCTTTCAATTCCAGATTTTTATAAGCCAATGCGGTTGGCCCTGTAGTTTTAATTGCAATCAGTTCCTCCCCCAAAAACATGGATGTAAATACTCCTGAAACCTGTAAACCAGAACTCAGCTCTACCGTGCAGGTATTACTGCTGTCAATGGCTTTTTCCATCGCTTCCTGCCCCCCCACACGAAAAGCCATAGTTTTTGAAAATTCATCCAGTACCTCGTAAGCATGTTTAAAATCAGGCGTTACAAATAATTGAGGTTGCGGCTTGGTAATATCATATGAAAACTGGAGGGTATCGATATCATAAGGCAGTTTTTTGACGTCCGGTTGCATACAACTTGCACTTTCACCAATGGAAGAAAGCAAACCTGCGCCATATATTTTATGATCTTTTACCGTTCCGATCAATCCATATTCCACCGTCCACCAATGCAACCTGCTCAGTAAAGCCATTTCTGAAGGCTCACCCATATTACTTGAAATGGCGTCAAAACGATCCGTTGCTGCTTGTACTTCTTCTTCAGTGGCATCTTCTCTTTCTTTGACAATGGATAAGGCCCTGATAGCCTCATACAGCTCAAAATCTTTACCTGAACTCATGGCTTTGGATCCAACCTCACCGAAATGCTGTAAATAGGCGGCATATTCAGGTTCACCTATGATAGGTGCATGACCGGAAGACTCATGAATAATATCTGGAGCTGGTGTATAGGTAATATGTTCAATCTGTCTAATGTCTGCTGCAATGACCAACACACAATGTGCTTGGAATTCCATGAATGCTGCTGGCGGTATAAATCCATCAACCGTTACTGCCCCCCAGCCTATTTTCTTTAGGCTATCATTCATGGATTGCAAGTTAGGGATACGTTCGATCGTCAATCCAGCCTTTGTCAACCCTGGTATATAAGGGTAATACGCAATGTCCTTCAGGTAGGCATAGTTCTGCCGCATCACATATCGCCAAATCGCCTGATCTAAGGCAGAGTATCGATCATAATTTTGCTCGACTACATATCTTTGAAGATGTTTGGGCAATCGCTCTAAGACGGGATTATCGTAGCTATTCATTATAAATTAGTTTAAACGAAAATAAAAAAATTTAACTAAATAAACAATAGACCAAACCTTCCTCTCCTAGAATGTCCCTTAAATCTGATGTTTATTTTTCTGTTTATATTGGTTCCTTTGGATGAGCAATTTACAACTATTTTCAGAAACTATTTTTGCAATCTGGCCATTATGAACTGAACTACACTACCGAAAACCAAATTTATTAAGT contains:
- a CDS encoding aromatic amino acid hydroxylase; this translates as MNSYDNPVLERLPKHLQRYVVEQNYDRYSALDQAIWRYVMRQNYAYLKDIAYYPYIPGLTKAGLTIERIPNLQSMNDSLKKIGWGAVTVDGFIPPAAFMEFQAHCVLVIAADIRQIEHITYTPAPDIIHESSGHAPIIGEPEYAAYLQHFGEVGSKAMSSGKDFELYEAIRALSIVKEREDATEEEVQAATDRFDAISSNMGEPSEMALLSRLHWWTVEYGLIGTVKDHKIYGAGLLSSIGESASCMQPDVKKLPYDIDTLQFSYDITKPQPQLFVTPDFKHAYEVLDEFSKTMAFRVGGQEAMEKAIDSSNTCTVELSSGLQVSGVFTSMFLGEELIAIKTTGPTALAYKNLELKGHGKHYHKDGFSSPIGLLIGKRLPLEQCRAEDLEGLGLIEGMPGSLYFKSGILVSGNVRSFVFNEDGLLLLVSFEECTVVHEPTGQVLFQPEWGIYDMAVGSSVKSVYAGAADKFAFDPDINISEIKTEKQNWTDEQKDLHEIYGQIRELREGQGKERALSVLVQELLEGFPNDWLAMVELYELAIHEGQIELEDSLRFILKEKARKNPDLEKLISDGIRLAQTQPINLELMYQ